A region of Cyanobium sp. ATX 6F1 DNA encodes the following proteins:
- the pepN gene encoding aminopeptidase N has translation MTTVRLADYRPAPIRIERTDLIVRIFPDHTLVEAQLRITPLNSAPLLMQGIELELLELSIDGVALDEGAYRLDGEGLTILEPPSQPFLLRSLVRSHPETNTTLEGLYVSGGMVTTQCEAEGFRRITFHPDRPDLLSRFQVRIEAERESCPVLLSNGNQLESGALPPDPLSGAPRHFALWDDPFPKPSYLFALVAGQLEEVESTFITASGRAVRLRLHVEPGDAPFTAHAMDSLKRSMAWDERVYGLEYDLDQYNIVAVRHFNMGAMENKSLNIFNSKLVLADAATATDGELERIESVIAHEYFHNWTGNRITCRDWFQLSLKEGLTVFRDQCFTADLHADALKRIEDVSMLRNRQFREDAGPTAHPVQPDHYQAIDNFYTTTIYEKGSELIRMLHTLLGGSTFHRGIDLYVERYDGTAATCEDFVQAMEDAALEATSSAATSSAEFDFAQFRRWYNQAGTPVLQLERHWDAAGGTLTLTARQHTPPTPGQPHKQPLVLPLALGLVDQGGEAVPVRLEGESELEAAARSLPPRWGQLSRLLVVDQAEQRFVLTGLEHQPHPPALSLLRRFSTPVRLEVERSSEELLHLLAHDSEPVARWDAGQTLLRRALIERAAGGPNEPLEEGLVAGFERILRDGLLSEANRSVLLDLPGLAELEAEAAEPDPPALFAAQLALERRFGSELAEPLLEALPRCTPQWDLPWPQGVGDRMLTATIWAWRAAAGEGAAIAAAAAAVEGPSMTLARAGLRALQPLEHPAREQALAAFYARWQDKPVILDAWFALEASAPLADGLERVQRLLEHPRFDPAAPNSVRAVLGGLAGNPPVFHAADGSGYRFMAARIAELDRRNPITASRLAKVFSRWQSYGAARGAAQRAALEQLADERLSTNTREVVEQCLGTEPQR, from the coding sequence ATGACCACCGTGCGGCTCGCCGATTACCGTCCGGCCCCGATCCGCATCGAGCGCACCGACCTGATCGTGCGGATCTTCCCCGATCACACCCTGGTGGAGGCGCAGCTGCGGATCACCCCCCTGAACAGCGCACCGCTGCTGATGCAGGGCATCGAACTGGAGCTGCTGGAGCTTTCCATCGACGGGGTGGCCCTGGATGAGGGGGCGTACCGGCTCGATGGCGAAGGTCTGACGATCCTTGAGCCCCCCAGTCAACCGTTCCTGCTGCGCTCCCTGGTGCGCAGCCACCCGGAGACCAACACCACCCTCGAAGGGCTCTACGTGAGCGGCGGCATGGTCACCACCCAGTGCGAAGCCGAGGGCTTCCGGCGCATCACCTTCCACCCCGACCGGCCTGATCTGCTCAGCCGCTTCCAGGTGCGGATCGAGGCCGAACGGGAGAGCTGCCCGGTGCTGCTCTCCAACGGCAACCAACTGGAGAGCGGAGCGCTGCCCCCCGATCCGCTCAGCGGGGCCCCACGTCACTTCGCGCTCTGGGACGACCCCTTCCCCAAGCCCTCCTACCTGTTCGCCCTGGTGGCGGGTCAGCTGGAGGAAGTGGAAAGCACGTTCATCACCGCCAGCGGCCGTGCGGTGCGCCTGCGCTTGCACGTGGAGCCGGGCGATGCCCCCTTCACCGCCCACGCCATGGACTCCCTCAAGCGCTCGATGGCCTGGGATGAGCGGGTCTACGGACTCGAATACGACCTCGATCAGTACAACATCGTTGCCGTGCGCCACTTCAACATGGGCGCGATGGAGAACAAGAGCCTCAACATCTTCAACTCCAAGTTGGTGCTGGCCGATGCCGCCACGGCCACCGATGGCGAACTGGAGCGGATCGAGAGCGTGATCGCCCACGAGTACTTCCACAACTGGACCGGCAACCGCATCACCTGCCGCGACTGGTTTCAGCTCTCGCTCAAGGAGGGCCTGACGGTGTTTCGTGACCAGTGCTTCACCGCTGATCTGCACGCCGATGCGCTCAAGCGGATCGAGGATGTGTCGATGCTGCGCAACAGGCAGTTCCGCGAAGATGCCGGCCCCACAGCACACCCGGTGCAGCCGGATCATTACCAGGCGATCGACAACTTCTACACCACCACGATCTACGAAAAAGGATCCGAACTGATCCGCATGCTGCACACATTGCTGGGGGGAAGCACCTTCCACCGCGGCATCGATCTCTACGTCGAGCGCTACGACGGCACCGCCGCCACCTGCGAAGACTTCGTGCAGGCCATGGAGGATGCGGCCCTCGAAGCCACCTCCAGCGCGGCCACCAGCTCAGCGGAGTTCGACTTTGCCCAGTTCCGCCGCTGGTACAATCAGGCGGGCACCCCGGTGCTGCAGCTGGAGCGCCACTGGGACGCCGCTGGCGGCACCCTCACCCTGACGGCCCGCCAGCACACCCCCCCCACCCCCGGGCAGCCCCACAAGCAGCCCCTGGTGCTGCCCCTGGCCCTGGGGCTGGTGGACCAGGGCGGCGAGGCCGTGCCTGTGCGCCTGGAGGGGGAAAGCGAGCTGGAGGCCGCGGCCCGCAGCCTCCCGCCCCGCTGGGGACAACTCAGCCGGCTGCTGGTGGTGGACCAGGCCGAGCAGCGGTTCGTGCTCACGGGCTTGGAGCACCAGCCCCATCCACCCGCCCTCTCCCTGCTGCGGCGCTTCTCCACGCCGGTGCGGCTGGAGGTCGAGCGCTCCAGCGAGGAACTGCTGCACCTGCTGGCCCACGACAGCGAACCGGTGGCCCGCTGGGACGCCGGTCAGACCCTGTTGCGGCGGGCCCTGATCGAACGGGCCGCCGGCGGCCCGAATGAACCCCTGGAAGAGGGTCTGGTGGCCGGTTTCGAGCGCATCCTCCGCGATGGCCTGCTCTCGGAGGCCAACCGCAGTGTGCTGCTGGACCTGCCCGGACTGGCGGAACTGGAAGCTGAGGCCGCCGAGCCGGATCCGCCGGCCCTGTTCGCCGCCCAGCTCGCCCTGGAGCGCCGTTTCGGCAGCGAACTGGCGGAACCACTCCTGGAGGCCCTCCCCCGTTGCACGCCCCAATGGGACCTCCCCTGGCCCCAGGGTGTTGGCGATCGGATGCTGACCGCCACCATCTGGGCCTGGCGGGCCGCCGCCGGTGAAGGGGCGGCGATCGCCGCCGCCGCGGCCGCCGTGGAGGGCCCCTCGATGACCCTGGCCCGCGCCGGCCTGCGCGCCCTGCAGCCCCTGGAGCACCCGGCCCGCGAGCAAGCCCTGGCGGCCTTCTATGCGCGCTGGCAGGACAAGCCCGTGATCCTCGATGCCTGGTTCGCGCTGGAGGCCTCGGCCCCGCTCGCCGACGGCCTGGAGCGGGTGCAACGGCTGCTGGAGCATCCCCGCTTCGATCCGGCCGCCCCGAACTCCGTGCGGGCGGTGCTGGGGGGCCTGGCGGGCAACCCGCCGGTGTTCCATGCCGCCGATGGCAGCGGCTACCGCTTCATGGCGGCGCGCATCGCCGAACTCGACCGGCGCAACCCGATCACCGCCTCGCGCCTGGCCAAGGTGTTCAGCCGCTGGCAGAGCTATGGGGCGGCGCGCGGCGCCGCCCAGCGGGCCGCCCTCGAGCAACTGGCGGACGAACGCCTGTCCACCAACACCCGCGAGGTGGTGGAGCAGTGCCTCGGCACGGAGCCCCAACGCTGA
- a CDS encoding cAMP phosphodiesterase — MLLAPLLLPTPALADPATDADFRLYTRLAALNICVMRAAGIEFDRAVAIAGETISLVLQGQHGGMIVQMGPKPLARDELRKGSSNSAVIDAVEICPDNVPADVVKNVRGLIKQQSGGKPAPAPAAK, encoded by the coding sequence TTGCTGCTGGCCCCGCTGCTGCTGCCCACGCCGGCCCTCGCAGACCCAGCAACCGATGCCGACTTTAGGCTTTACACACGTCTCGCAGCCCTTAACATCTGCGTCATGAGAGCGGCCGGGATCGAATTCGACAGGGCCGTGGCGATTGCTGGAGAGACTATTTCTTTAGTTCTCCAGGGTCAGCACGGTGGCATGATCGTTCAAATGGGCCCAAAGCCCCTAGCGCGCGATGAACTCCGCAAGGGCTCGAGCAACTCCGCAGTGATCGACGCCGTTGAGATCTGTCCGGATAATGTGCCGGCTGATGTTGTCAAGAATGTAAGAGGCTTGATCAAGCAGCAATCCGGCGGCAAACCCGCTCCGGCTCCAGCCGCGAAATAG
- a CDS encoding cAMP phosphodiesterase has protein sequence MRTFLRWSSPLLLAPLLLLPLALLPTPALAAPATDTDMTLYSRLAAINVCIARAAGVEFDKAVAIAGETIAQVLMGQHGGLIQQVGANPLSIEKLRQGSNNSSVIGAVEICPKEVPADVVKKVQDVIKQQSGGKAPGAAPAPAK, from the coding sequence TTGCGCACCTTCCTCCGCTGGTCCAGCCCGTTGCTGCTGGCCCCGCTGCTGCTGCTGCCCCTGGCCCTGCTGCCCACCCCGGCCCTGGCGGCCCCGGCCACCGACACCGACATGACGCTCTACAGCCGTCTGGCCGCCATCAACGTCTGCATCGCCCGGGCAGCTGGGGTCGAATTCGACAAGGCCGTGGCGATTGCCGGTGAAACCATCGCCCAGGTGCTGATGGGCCAGCACGGTGGCCTGATCCAGCAGGTGGGAGCCAACCCCCTGTCCATCGAAAAGCTGCGCCAGGGCTCCAATAACTCCTCCGTGATCGGCGCCGTGGAGATCTGCCCGAAGGAGGTCCCTGCGGATGTCGTCAAAAAGGTTCAGGACGTGATCAAACAGCAGTCCGGTGGCAAGGCGCCCGGCGCCGCACCCGCCCCAGCCAAGTAG
- a CDS encoding SRPBCC family protein, producing MAQLPALFKSDVNPIATTTLRDIGSEICALDTIQQEMERLPNGTRRLAVLLRLSLEPELLWSVLTDYNNLSGFIPNLASSRLLWRKGAVVGLEQVGSQQFCGLRFSARVELELTEQESNGCLCFRMSCGDFRRFEGIWRIDRDTSATRLYYELTVQGRPGMPIGMIEKQLREDLAANLRAVQQEALRRATS from the coding sequence TTGGCGCAGCTTCCGGCTCTGTTCAAGAGCGATGTCAATCCAATCGCCACCACGACCCTGCGGGACATCGGCAGCGAAATCTGCGCCCTGGACACGATCCAGCAAGAGATGGAGCGTCTGCCCAATGGCACGCGTCGGCTGGCGGTCCTGTTACGGCTGAGCCTCGAACCCGAGCTGCTCTGGTCGGTGCTCACCGACTACAACAACCTCAGTGGCTTCATCCCCAACCTGGCCTCCAGCCGCCTGCTATGGCGCAAGGGTGCGGTGGTGGGCCTGGAGCAGGTGGGGTCCCAGCAGTTCTGCGGCCTTCGTTTCAGTGCCCGGGTGGAGCTGGAGCTCACCGAGCAGGAGAGCAACGGATGTCTGTGTTTCCGGATGAGCTGCGGAGATTTCAGGCGGTTTGAGGGCATCTGGCGGATCGATCGCGACACGAGCGCCACCCGCCTGTACTACGAGTTGACCGTGCAGGGGCGACCGGGAATGCCAATTGGGATGATCGAAAAACAACTGCGGGAAGACCTGGCCGCCAACCTCCGGGCCGTGCAACAGGAGGCCCTGCGCCGGGCCACAAGCTGA
- the petH gene encoding ferredoxin--NADP reductase — protein sequence MRVSTATTSRDDSRMFTVVVRGYGAGSQRQAERTINVPFSRLQVLVQSIAQLGGQILSVNATDGPSTERSTPDGATTTATAADPASSNPAPSTPPSVSTTPAHEAVPVNLYKPKDPYVGTVLENYSLLAEGAIGRVNHITFDLSEGNLHYVEGQSIGIIPDGEDAKGKPHKLRLYSIASTRHGDNLEEKTVSLCVRQLQYDKEGETILGVCSTFLCDIEPGAKVKITGPVGKEMLLPADEDANVIMLATGTGIAPMRAYLRRMFDPGERSKNPGYQFRGKAWLIMGVPKTPNLLYEDDLQSYLAAFPDNFRYTKAISREEQNPNGGRMYIQDRVAEYGEEIFAWIEDPKTHVYMCGLRGMEPGIDEAMTKAAESKGLNWAELRPQLKKAERWHVETY from the coding sequence ATGCGCGTTTCGACCGCCACCACCAGCCGGGACGACTCCCGCATGTTCACTGTGGTGGTCAGGGGTTACGGCGCCGGCAGCCAGCGCCAGGCCGAACGCACCATCAACGTTCCCTTCAGCCGGTTGCAGGTGCTGGTCCAGTCCATCGCCCAGCTCGGTGGCCAGATCCTGTCGGTGAATGCCACCGACGGGCCCTCGACCGAGCGCTCCACCCCTGACGGCGCCACTACCACCGCCACTGCCGCAGACCCTGCCTCCTCGAACCCTGCCCCCTCGACACCTCCTTCCGTGAGTACGACCCCCGCCCACGAAGCCGTTCCCGTCAACCTTTACAAGCCCAAGGATCCCTACGTGGGCACGGTGCTGGAGAACTACTCCCTGCTGGCCGAGGGGGCGATCGGGCGCGTGAACCACATCACCTTCGACCTGTCCGAGGGCAACCTCCATTACGTGGAAGGCCAGAGCATCGGCATTATTCCCGATGGTGAGGATGCCAAGGGCAAGCCCCACAAGCTGCGCCTCTATTCGATCGCCAGCACCCGCCACGGCGACAACCTTGAGGAGAAGACCGTTTCGCTCTGCGTGCGCCAGCTGCAGTACGACAAGGAGGGCGAAACCATCCTCGGCGTCTGCTCCACCTTCCTCTGCGACATCGAGCCGGGCGCCAAGGTGAAGATCACCGGGCCCGTGGGCAAGGAGATGCTCCTTCCCGCCGATGAAGACGCCAACGTGATCATGCTGGCCACGGGTACCGGCATCGCCCCGATGCGGGCTTACCTCCGCCGCATGTTCGACCCGGGGGAGCGCTCCAAGAACCCCGGCTATCAGTTCCGTGGCAAGGCCTGGCTGATCATGGGGGTTCCCAAGACGCCGAACCTTCTCTACGAAGACGACCTGCAGAGCTACCTGGCCGCCTTCCCCGACAACTTCCGCTACACCAAGGCCATCAGCCGCGAAGAGCAGAACCCCAACGGCGGTCGCATGTACATCCAGGATCGGGTGGCCGAATACGGCGAAGAGATCTTTGCCTGGATCGAAGATCCCAAAACCCACGTCTACATGTGTGGCCTGCGGGGCATGGAGCCCGGCATCGACGAGGCGATGACCAAGGCAGCCGAGTCCAAGGGTCTGAACTGGGCCGAGTTGCGCCCCCAGCTCAAGAAGGCCGAGCGCTGGCACGTCGAGACCTACTGA
- the zwf gene encoding glucose-6-phosphate dehydrogenase, whose protein sequence is MTVSHTNPLRVGLRQERVIAPQCLVIFGASGDLTHRKLIPALFELFRQRRLPTEFAVLGCARRPWSDEEFRRRMTEALAGEIRQHQSAWAQFESCLFYEPVDLEQPADVVRLGTRLELIDRQRATRGNRTFYLSVSPAFYGSGCRSLAAAGLLKDPSRSRVVIEKPFGRDYGSAQSLNRVAQAAGQENQIFRIDHYLGKETVQNILVLRFANAIFEPIWNRNYIANVQITAAETVGVEDRAGYYESSGALRDMVQNHLTQMLALTTMEAPGRFDPEAIRNEKAKVLQAARLANEGEPWKCCVRAQYGRGGNAMNPVAGYREEPGVNPESTTETYVAMKLFVDNWRWQGVPFYLRTGKRLPKRISEVVLTFREAPVHLFDAAGGSPTANQLILRIQPDEGAGFLFEVKAPGSGMRSRPVDMHFSYDESFGEPSDEGYVRLLADAMLGDPTLFTRGDEVEAAWRLYTPLLELIEDNPEMLPIYTYEAGTWGPGAADSLLAEDDLMWRRP, encoded by the coding sequence ATGACTGTCAGCCACACCAATCCCCTGCGGGTCGGCCTGCGCCAGGAGCGGGTGATCGCGCCCCAGTGTCTGGTGATTTTCGGCGCCAGTGGTGATCTCACCCACCGCAAGCTCATCCCTGCCCTGTTTGAGTTGTTCCGCCAGCGGCGGTTGCCCACCGAGTTCGCCGTGCTCGGCTGTGCCCGGCGGCCCTGGAGCGACGAGGAGTTCCGCCGCCGCATGACCGAGGCCCTCGCCGGCGAGATCCGGCAGCACCAGAGCGCCTGGGCCCAGTTCGAAAGCTGCCTGTTCTATGAGCCCGTCGACCTGGAGCAGCCCGCCGATGTGGTCCGCCTCGGCACCCGCCTGGAGCTGATCGACCGCCAGCGGGCTACGCGCGGCAACCGCACTTTTTACCTCTCGGTGTCGCCGGCGTTCTACGGCAGCGGCTGCCGCTCCCTGGCGGCCGCCGGTCTGCTCAAGGACCCCAGCCGCAGCCGGGTGGTGATCGAAAAACCGTTCGGCCGCGACTACGGCAGTGCCCAGTCACTGAACCGGGTGGCGCAGGCCGCCGGCCAGGAGAACCAGATCTTCCGCATCGACCACTACCTGGGCAAGGAAACGGTCCAGAACATCCTGGTGCTGAGGTTTGCCAACGCGATCTTCGAGCCGATCTGGAACCGCAACTACATCGCCAATGTGCAGATCACCGCTGCCGAGACGGTGGGGGTGGAGGATCGGGCCGGGTACTACGAGTCGTCTGGTGCCCTGCGGGACATGGTGCAGAACCACCTCACCCAGATGCTCGCCCTGACCACCATGGAGGCCCCGGGCCGCTTTGATCCCGAGGCGATCCGCAACGAGAAGGCCAAGGTGCTGCAGGCGGCCCGGCTGGCGAACGAGGGGGAGCCCTGGAAGTGCTGCGTCCGCGCCCAGTACGGCCGTGGTGGCAATGCCATGAACCCGGTGGCCGGTTACCGCGAGGAACCGGGGGTGAACCCTGAGAGCACCACCGAGACCTACGTGGCCATGAAGCTGTTCGTCGACAACTGGCGCTGGCAGGGGGTGCCGTTTTATCTGCGCACGGGCAAGCGCCTGCCGAAGCGCATCAGCGAAGTGGTGCTCACCTTCCGTGAGGCACCCGTGCACCTGTTCGATGCCGCCGGCGGGAGTCCCACGGCCAATCAGTTGATCCTGCGCATCCAGCCCGATGAGGGGGCGGGATTTCTGTTCGAGGTGAAGGCCCCGGGCTCGGGCATGCGCAGCCGCCCGGTTGACATGCACTTTTCCTATGACGAATCGTTCGGGGAGCCTTCCGATGAGGGCTACGTCCGCCTGCTCGCCGACGCCATGCTGGGGGATCCCACCCTGTTCACCCGGGGCGATGAGGTGGAGGCGGCCTGGCGCCTGTACACACCGCTGCTGGAGCTGATCGAGGACAACCCAGAAATGCTGCCCATCTACACCTACGAGGCCGGCACCTGGGGCCCCGGAGCCGCCGACAGCCTGCTCGCCGAAGACGACCTGATGTGGCGTCGCCCGTAG
- a CDS encoding glucose-6-phosphate dehydrogenase assembly protein OpcA, producing MAPQLTLQAPLELPPQEVSAYLDSLWSKELAEAGGGAVTFTLVVWEPSWLQQQLIRTGRLDGPISGLLDDELLEAARAAVPDCGLPPFTAPSAPELTWALGSLPGHHSAEDLRGQFVDRAISVHQPRRLITLAPTLASDAPLETLVAAYCPLPEEQHGSRGEACGDVLVLRGGMGAVGKGLAMLQPLIPNDLPCWVWWNGSLDESPELLEGLAIPPRRLVVDSSIGTPRRCLDVLAERIETGQSVNDLNWLRLRSWRESLAMVFDPPSRQGALSRVVQLDIDVEGNHPVKGLLLAAWIADRLGWHFQSSYLISTGNPEGDGIGAEFQRTDGDSVQLRLMPVPVGVPKTHPGALVGLRLICAPESQPPLCVILCSESGGCMRLESGGVATMQLVEEVVPLPNESEEMEMARLLAGGHDTTNPLLASAAPLAARLLPQ from the coding sequence ATGGCTCCCCAACTCACCCTCCAGGCCCCGCTTGAACTTCCACCGCAGGAGGTTTCGGCCTACCTGGACAGCCTCTGGAGCAAGGAGTTGGCCGAGGCCGGTGGTGGGGCTGTCACCTTCACCCTGGTGGTCTGGGAACCCTCCTGGCTGCAGCAGCAGCTGATCCGCACCGGCCGCCTGGATGGCCCGATCAGCGGCCTGCTCGATGATGAACTGCTGGAGGCGGCCCGCGCCGCCGTGCCGGATTGTGGCCTGCCCCCGTTCACGGCCCCCTCGGCCCCGGAACTCACCTGGGCGCTGGGTTCCTTGCCCGGCCACCACAGCGCCGAGGATCTGCGCGGGCAGTTCGTCGACCGGGCGATCAGCGTCCACCAGCCCCGGCGCCTGATCACCCTGGCCCCCACCCTGGCCTCCGATGCGCCCCTGGAAACACTGGTGGCGGCCTATTGCCCCCTGCCGGAAGAACAACACGGCAGCCGTGGGGAAGCCTGCGGCGACGTGTTGGTGCTGCGGGGCGGCATGGGGGCCGTGGGCAAGGGCCTGGCCATGCTCCAGCCCCTGATCCCCAACGATCTGCCCTGCTGGGTCTGGTGGAACGGCTCCCTGGATGAGTCGCCGGAGCTGCTGGAGGGGCTGGCCATTCCCCCCCGGCGCCTGGTGGTGGACAGCTCGATCGGCACCCCCCGCCGCTGCCTGGATGTGCTGGCGGAGCGGATCGAAACCGGCCAGTCGGTCAACGATCTGAACTGGCTGCGGCTGCGCAGCTGGCGCGAATCCCTGGCCATGGTGTTCGATCCCCCGAGCCGCCAGGGGGCGCTCAGCCGCGTGGTCCAACTGGACATCGATGTGGAGGGCAACCACCCGGTCAAGGGGCTGCTGCTGGCGGCCTGGATCGCCGACCGGCTGGGCTGGCATTTTCAAAGCAGCTATCTGATTTCCACGGGCAACCCCGAGGGCGACGGCATCGGCGCCGAGTTCCAGCGCACGGACGGCGACAGCGTGCAGCTGCGGCTGATGCCGGTGCCGGTGGGGGTGCCCAAGACCCACCCGGGTGCCCTGGTGGGCCTGCGCCTGATCTGTGCCCCCGAGAGTCAGCCGCCGTTGTGCGTGATTCTCTGCTCGGAGTCGGGGGGCTGCATGCGTCTGGAGTCCGGCGGGGTGGCCACGATGCAGCTGGTGGAGGAGGTGGTGCCCCTGCCCAACGAGAGTGAGGAGATGGAGATGGCGCGGCTGCTGGCTGGGGGCCACGACACCACCAACCCGTTGCTGGCGTCGGCGGCGCCCCTGGCTGCCAGGCTGCTGCCGCAGTGA
- a CDS encoding cobyrinate a,c-diamide synthase, which yields MACLIAAPTSGSGKTLLSLALAALARRRGQSIQTFKVGPDYLDPQLLSRVSGRSCRNLDPLLCGEEWVRRSFEGYGSRAQLALVEGVMGLFDGRGPSSAGSSAAVAVQLGLPVVLVVEASRQAGSLAALVRGFRDHDRAVQLAGVVLNGVSTPRHQALLAEALAAIEVPLLGVLPRHESLSLPSRHLGLLPAHELLDLDQRLEGWAALAEAHLNLERLWPLLAAPPPPVAGTDDPIRWCLAQANPGGDLESRGAESAAQGAPDGRAPVPVAIASDAAFHFRYPEAVDLLEALGLEVHPWQPLADEPLPRGTRTLILPGGYPELHAAELSACRRSLGALADAAAAGLPIYAECGGLLLLGSQLEDPAGVGHAMAGVLPFSARRGALDLGYRQATPLRDGLVVRRGESLSGHEFHRWELRDAGAGARALWELEGWGSPRCAEGWSTPRLHASWLHLHWAGCPAIPARLAAAALGASVSRPMGGAVALE from the coding sequence ATGGCCTGTCTGATCGCCGCTCCCACCAGTGGCAGCGGCAAGACCCTGTTGAGCCTCGCCCTGGCCGCCCTGGCCCGCCGCCGCGGCCAGTCGATCCAGACCTTCAAGGTGGGGCCCGATTACCTGGACCCCCAGCTGCTGAGCCGGGTGAGCGGCCGCAGTTGCCGCAACCTCGACCCCCTGCTTTGCGGCGAGGAGTGGGTGCGCCGCAGCTTCGAGGGCTACGGCAGCCGGGCCCAGCTGGCGCTGGTGGAGGGGGTGATGGGGCTGTTCGATGGCCGTGGCCCCAGCAGCGCGGGCAGCTCCGCCGCCGTGGCCGTGCAACTGGGGCTGCCGGTGGTGTTGGTGGTGGAGGCCAGCCGGCAGGCGGGCTCGTTGGCGGCCCTGGTGCGGGGCTTCCGCGACCACGACCGCGCCGTGCAGCTGGCGGGGGTGGTGCTCAACGGCGTCAGCACCCCCCGGCACCAGGCGTTGCTGGCAGAGGCGCTGGCCGCCATCGAGGTGCCCCTGCTCGGGGTGCTGCCCCGCCACGAGAGTCTCAGCCTGCCGTCGCGCCATCTGGGGCTGTTGCCCGCCCACGAGTTGCTGGATCTGGACCAGCGCCTGGAGGGCTGGGCCGCCCTGGCGGAGGCGCACTTAAATCTGGAGCGGCTCTGGCCCCTGCTGGCGGCGCCGCCCCCCCCGGTCGCGGGCACGGACGATCCGATCCGCTGGTGTCTGGCCCAGGCCAACCCAGGGGGGGATCTTGAGAGCCGCGGGGCGGAGTCAGCCGCCCAGGGAGCGCCCGATGGCCGCGCGCCCGTGCCGGTGGCGATCGCCAGCGACGCCGCCTTCCATTTCCGCTACCCGGAAGCGGTGGATTTGCTGGAGGCCCTGGGGCTCGAGGTGCACCCTTGGCAGCCCCTGGCTGATGAGCCGCTGCCCAGGGGCACCCGGACGCTGATCCTGCCGGGGGGCTACCCGGAGCTGCACGCCGCCGAGCTCTCCGCCTGCCGCCGCAGCCTCGGGGCCCTCGCGGACGCCGCCGCCGCGGGCCTGCCGATCTACGCCGAATGCGGCGGGCTGCTGCTGCTGGGATCGCAGCTGGAGGATCCGGCCGGGGTGGGTCATGCCATGGCCGGCGTGTTGCCGTTCAGCGCCCGCCGGGGTGCCCTCGATCTGGGCTATCGCCAGGCCACCCCCTTGCGCGATGGGCTGGTGGTGCGCCGGGGCGAGAGCCTCAGCGGCCATGAGTTCCACCGCTGGGAGCTGCGGGACGCCGGTGCTGGTGCCCGTGCGCTCTGGGAGCTGGAGGGTTGGGGTTCCCCCCGCTGCGCCGAGGGCTGGAGCACGCCCCGGCTGCATGCCAGTTGGCTGCACCTGCACTGGGCGGGCTGCCCGGCGATTCCCGCCCGCTTGGCCGCCGCCGCCCTGGGCGCTTCTGTGAGCCGGCCCATGGGTGGGGCCGTTGCGTTGGAATGA
- a CDS encoding GAP family protein produces the protein MIDPKLWGELFAYGAGISFSPIHIGLLLLLLLGPRPLLRGGLFVLGWVTTIALLTTLMLTVGHGLLLSMDKGTDHRTGLDLLAAGALLALGLNELRRRREEGDGPPGWTRTLDRLVNQPLPLLIGAAAAIELVSPDDLFLAAKAAGSELAAGLSRGQEWLATGFFTLAASLLLLLPLALVVVRREGVLPQLQRAKDTLYARGDLVVGGLSLALAGYLGWQGIEGLRLS, from the coding sequence ATGATTGATCCGAAGCTCTGGGGCGAACTGTTCGCCTATGGCGCCGGCATCAGCTTCAGTCCGATCCACATCGGCCTGCTGCTGCTGTTGCTGCTGGGCCCCCGGCCGCTGCTGCGGGGGGGGCTGTTCGTGCTGGGCTGGGTCACCACCATCGCCCTGCTCACCACCTTGATGCTCACCGTCGGCCATGGGTTGCTGTTGAGCATGGACAAGGGAACCGACCACCGCACTGGCCTCGACCTGCTGGCCGCCGGTGCCCTGCTGGCCCTGGGGCTCAACGAGCTGCGCCGCCGCCGCGAGGAGGGCGATGGCCCCCCAGGCTGGACGCGCACCCTCGATCGGCTGGTGAACCAGCCCCTGCCGCTGCTGATCGGGGCGGCGGCCGCCATCGAGCTGGTCAGCCCCGATGATCTGTTTTTGGCGGCCAAGGCGGCCGGAAGTGAGCTGGCGGCAGGCCTGAGCCGGGGCCAGGAGTGGCTGGCGACCGGCTTCTTCACCCTGGCGGCGAGCCTGCTGCTGCTGCTGCCCCTGGCCCTGGTGGTGGTGAGGCGCGAGGGCGTGCTGCCCCAGCTGCAGCGGGCCAAGGACACCCTCTATGCCCGCGGTGATCTGGTGGTCGGGGGCCTGAGCCTGGCTCTGGCGGGCTACCTCGGCTGGCAGGGGATCGAGGGGTTGCGGCTCAGTTAG